In the Malania oleifera isolate guangnan ecotype guangnan chromosome 1, ASM2987363v1, whole genome shotgun sequence genome, one interval contains:
- the LOC131167552 gene encoding uncharacterized protein LOC131167552 produces the protein MDEGEGSKLGASSGDEIDTSRLLRGIAHQIREVMRRDFGGSSYPPVHHGCMIDQFTYLKPSSFEGSTDSIKAEMWMQEMEKLLVVLNCTEEQKVLFTTFKLAREFEQCWHAMKVLEEQRTYAAKFLELSRFVPSMVLDEYQKVRWFERDLNQRIHEHMACLQIQNFTKLVEKATVAESVLQRELSRFAPSMVPNDYQKIQDFAELVEKATVAELSLKRGTEASERRKRPPSPRSQASVKQISWRGDKDVAGQGSERNDRGRQGDSPCAKAWMKEEETNCELPAGIRLTPLDCYEE, from the exons ATGGATGAGGGAGAAGGAAGCAAATTGGGAGCTTCCAGCggggatgagattgacacctctcgactCTTACGAGGAATAGCTCATCAGATTAGGGAAGTGATGAGACGAGATTTTgggggatcaagctacccaccagtGCACCATGGTTGCATGATTGATCAATTTACCTATCTGAAACCCTCATCCTTTGAGGGTAGCACTGACTCGATTAAGGCTGAaatgtggatgcaagaaatggaaaAGTTACTGGTAGTGTTGAACTGCACCGAGGAGCAAAAGGTTCTTTTCACCACCTTCAAACTGGCTAGAGAATTTGAACAGTGTTGGCATGCAATGAAGGTCTTGGAGGAACAACGAACA TATGCTGCTAAATTTCTAGAACTATCTCGATTTGTACCTTCTATGGTTCTAGATGAATACCAAAAAGTGAGGTGGTTTGAAAGGGACCTAAATCAAAGGATTCATGAGCATATGGCGTGTTTGCAGATTCAGAACTTCACGaaattggtggagaaagctactgTTGCAGAGTCGGTTCTGCAGAGAG AACTATCTCGCTTTGCACCTTCTATGGTTCCAAATGACTACCAAAAG ATTCAGGATTTTGCGgaattggtggagaaagctactgTTGCTGAGTTGAGTCTGAAGAGAGGTACAGAGGCATCAGAACGAAGGAAAAGGCCTCCTTCTCCTCGTTCCCAAGCAAGTGTTAAACAAATATCATGGAGGGGAGATAAAGATGTTGCAGGGCAAGGGTCAGAGAGGAATGATCGGGGACGACAAGGTGATTCACCatgt GCAAAGgcatggatgaaggaggaggaaacAAATTGTGAGCTTCCAGCGGGGATAagattgacacctctcgactgttacgaggaatag